One window of the Roseovarius sp. THAF9 genome contains the following:
- a CDS encoding SDR family oxidoreductase: protein MNDAASRKIALVTGASRGLGAALAQALAPTHHIVAVARTTGALEELDDRIKAQGGDATLAPMDINTEAAMAQLCRSIYDRWGALDVWVHTAIHAAPMTPTHQIDAKDWRNSLNTNVDAVARLIGFISPLLGERGRAVFFDDPRAGQKFFGTYGATKAAQIALARSWQAETVKLGPQVQVLDPGPIATATRARFFPGEDRDALPTAPDVAARLLPEIL from the coding sequence ATGAATGACGCTGCATCTCGTAAAATCGCCCTCGTGACCGGCGCCTCGCGCGGCCTCGGCGCGGCGCTCGCCCAGGCCCTTGCGCCGACGCATCACATCGTCGCCGTGGCCCGCACCACCGGCGCGCTGGAAGAGCTTGACGACCGCATCAAGGCGCAGGGCGGCGATGCGACGCTCGCGCCCATGGACATCAACACCGAGGCTGCCATGGCCCAGCTCTGCCGCTCGATCTACGACCGCTGGGGCGCGCTTGATGTCTGGGTCCACACCGCCATTCACGCCGCCCCGATGACGCCCACGCACCAGATCGACGCCAAGGACTGGCGCAATTCGCTCAACACCAATGTCGATGCCGTCGCCCGCCTGATCGGCTTCATCAGCCCGCTTCTGGGCGAACGGGGCCGCGCAGTCTTTTTCGACGATCCCCGCGCCGGGCAAAAATTCTTCGGCACCTACGGCGCCACCAAGGCCGCACAGATCGCGCTGGCCCGCAGCTGGCAGGCCGAGACCGTCAAACTTGGCCCGCAAGTGCAGGTACTCGACCCCGGCCCCATCGCCACCGCGACCCGCGCGCGCTTTTTCCCAGGCGAGGACCGCGACGCCCTGCCCACTGCGCCCGACGTGGCCGCACGGCTGTTGCCCGAGATCCTGTAG
- the surE gene encoding 5'/3'-nucleotidase SurE: MRILITNDDGISAPGLAVLEEIATDLAGPSGEVWTVAPAFEQSGVGHCISYTTPMMLSQMDERRFAAQGSPADCVLAAVHDVMKDAPPDLILSGVNRGNNAAENAVYSGTVGAAMEAALQGFPAVALSQYYGPRNRDLDDKFESSRQHGLATLRTLLDKGVWTQDDYGIFYNVNFPPVPSAEVQGLRACRQGFRRDMGFGVQPTTSPSGRRFLWVTGAPQGEPTADGTDADWNLKGYISVTPMRADLTAHDALDALKAIECR; this comes from the coding sequence TTGCGCATTCTCATCACCAATGACGACGGCATCTCGGCCCCCGGCCTCGCCGTCCTGGAAGAGATCGCGACCGACTTGGCCGGCCCCTCGGGCGAGGTCTGGACCGTGGCACCGGCGTTTGAGCAATCGGGCGTCGGCCACTGCATTTCCTACACCACGCCGATGATGCTTTCACAGATGGACGAGCGCCGCTTCGCCGCCCAGGGCAGCCCAGCAGATTGCGTGCTGGCCGCCGTGCATGACGTGATGAAGGACGCGCCCCCCGACCTGATCCTCTCGGGCGTGAACCGCGGCAACAACGCGGCCGAGAACGCGGTCTATTCCGGCACCGTGGGCGCCGCGATGGAGGCGGCGCTCCAAGGCTTCCCCGCCGTCGCCCTCAGCCAATATTACGGCCCGCGCAACCGCGACCTCGACGACAAGTTCGAATCAAGCCGCCAGCACGGGCTGGCCACCCTGCGCACCCTGCTGGACAAGGGCGTGTGGACGCAGGACGATTACGGCATCTTCTACAATGTGAACTTCCCGCCCGTCCCCAGCGCCGAGGTGCAGGGCCTCCGCGCCTGCCGCCAGGGCTTTCGCCGCGACATGGGCTTCGGCGTTCAACCCACCACGTCGCCGTCCGGGCGTCGCTTTCTCTGGGTCACCGGCGCACCGCAGGGCGAGCCCACCGCCGATGGCACAGATGCCGACTGGAACCTCAAGGGCTATATCTCGGTCACGCCCATGCGCGCCGACCTCACCGCCCATGACGCGCTCGACGCGCTCAAGGCGATCGAATGTCGCTGA
- a CDS encoding paraquat-inducible protein A → MLKYLNLTLLVLFPVAWFAPLMRAGLLPLFGLSEISVITGLQSLWGSDVFLALMVTFFALFAPYVKTIGLALIHFGLLRRKTLPVLQILGKLAMADVFLVALYITLTKGIGVGRIETAWGLYLFTACILASIAIGHFTEKGAKRAGTNTNSGELPDE, encoded by the coding sequence ATGCTCAAATACCTCAACCTGACGCTTCTGGTCCTTTTTCCAGTCGCCTGGTTTGCCCCCCTAATGCGCGCCGGTCTCCTGCCGCTCTTTGGCCTGTCGGAAATCTCCGTCATCACCGGGTTGCAAAGCCTCTGGGGCAGTGACGTGTTCCTGGCTCTCATGGTCACCTTCTTCGCCCTTTTCGCCCCTTACGTGAAAACCATCGGCCTCGCGCTCATCCATTTCGGCCTCCTGCGGCGCAAGACGCTGCCGGTCCTGCAAATCCTCGGCAAATTGGCGATGGCCGACGTCTTTCTGGTGGCCCTCTACATCACGCTGACCAAGGGCATCGGCGTCGGCCGGATCGAGACCGCCTGGGGCCTCTACCTTTTCACCGCCTGCATTCTCGCCTCCATTGCCATCGGCCATTTCACCGAAAAAGGGGCTAAGCGTGCAGGAACCAATACGAATTCCGGGGAGTTGCCCGATGAATAA
- a CDS encoding DUF1284 domain-containing protein produces MANTPLRYRPHHFLCSLGFQGKGYSDVFTANMAHIVEDRLRAPGGDDVEIEVLGATDDICAPCPKRRGTLCTAQDKIATLDTRHARALGLFVGTRLTWGDAKQRIRANVPPGALSQLCAGCQWLELGLCETALKKLHESA; encoded by the coding sequence ATGGCCAATACGCCGCTTCGCTACCGCCCGCATCATTTCCTCTGCTCGCTGGGGTTCCAGGGCAAGGGCTATTCCGACGTATTCACAGCCAACATGGCCCACATTGTCGAGGACCGCCTGCGCGCGCCCGGCGGCGATGACGTCGAAATCGAGGTCCTCGGCGCCACCGACGACATCTGCGCCCCCTGCCCCAAGCGGCGCGGCACGCTCTGCACCGCGCAAGACAAGATCGCGACGCTCGACACCCGTCACGCAAGGGCGCTCGGCCTCTTCGTGGGCACCCGCCTCACTTGGGGCGACGCGAAACAGCGTATCAGAGCAAACGTCCCGCCCGGCGCGCTCTCACAGCTCTGTGCGGGCTGCCAATGGCTGGAGCTTGGCCTGTGCGAAACCGCTCTGAAAAAGCTTCACGAAAGCGCCTGA
- a CDS encoding protein-L-isoaspartate(D-aspartate) O-methyltransferase, whose translation MTEDADDIAERKMQFLFALRSRGVTDKRVLLAMEKIDRGPFVRGHFATRAYEDMPLPIACGQTISQPSVVGLMTQALRVTPRDKVLEVGTGSGYQAAILSQLARRVYTVDRHKALVADASALFQDLDLTNITALTADGSFGLPEQAPFDRILVTAAAEDPPGPLLAQLKIGGIMVVPVGQSDAVQSLIRVTRSETGFDYDELRPVRFVPLLEGLGRD comes from the coding sequence ATGACCGAGGACGCCGACGATATCGCCGAACGCAAGATGCAGTTTCTCTTCGCGCTGCGCTCGCGCGGGGTGACCGACAAGCGCGTCCTGTTGGCGATGGAAAAGATCGACCGCGGCCCCTTCGTGCGCGGCCATTTCGCCACCCGCGCGTATGAGGACATGCCCCTGCCCATCGCCTGCGGCCAGACCATATCGCAACCCTCCGTCGTCGGCCTGATGACGCAAGCCTTGCGCGTCACGCCCCGCGACAAGGTGCTGGAGGTCGGCACCGGCTCCGGCTACCAGGCCGCGATACTCAGCCAGCTTGCCCGCCGCGTCTATACCGTCGATCGGCACAAGGCGCTGGTGGCCGATGCCAGCGCGCTTTTCCAGGACCTGGATCTGACCAACATCACCGCCCTGACCGCCGATGGCAGCTTTGGCCTGCCCGAACAGGCCCCCTTCGACCGCATTCTCGTCACCGCCGCCGCCGAGGATCCGCCCGGGCCGCTCTTGGCGCAGTTGAAAATCGGGGGTATTATGGTGGTACCCGTGGGGCAGTCCGACGCGGTGCAAAGCCTGATCCGGGTCACAAGGTCCGAGACGGGCTTCGACTATGACGAACTGCGCCCGGTGCGTTTCGTGCCCCTGCTCGAAGGGCTGGGCCGGGACTGA
- the purF gene encoding amidophosphoribosyltransferase has product MPPAHPFDFDAVRDTDDEDKLREECGVFGVIGVTDAANFVALGLHALQHRGQEAGGIVSHDAEEGFNSARRFGYVRDNFTRQSLMETLPGPLSIGHVRYSTAGGKNPVIRDVQPFFGEFAMGGAAIAHNGNITNADALRRELIERGSIFQSNSDTECIIHLMARSLQRNIPERMEDALRRVEGAFSIVAMTRTKLIGVRDPLGVRPLVLGQVGDGWVLSSETCALDIIGARFVREIEPGEMVVINEDGVESHRPFRPRRSRFCIFEHVYFSRPDSIIGGRSVYETRRQIGVELAKESPVEADLVCPVPDSGTPAAIGYSQESGIPYAMGIIRNQYMGRTFIEPTEQIRNMGVRLKLNVNRALIEGKRVILVDDSVVRGTTSRKIKEMILDAGAAEVHFRIASPPTAWPCFYGVDTPNREKLLAATMSEDEMRDHLAVDSLKFISLDGLYRAVGEAKGRDTGCPQYCDACFSGDYPVEPSDQIEKGFELKAAE; this is encoded by the coding sequence ATGCCCCCTGCCCATCCTTTCGACTTCGACGCGGTGCGCGACACCGACGACGAGGACAAACTGCGCGAGGAATGCGGCGTCTTCGGGGTGATCGGCGTCACCGACGCCGCCAATTTCGTCGCCCTCGGCCTGCACGCCCTGCAACACCGCGGTCAGGAGGCCGGCGGCATCGTCAGTCACGACGCCGAGGAAGGCTTCAACTCCGCCCGTCGATTCGGCTACGTCCGCGACAACTTCACCCGGCAAAGCCTGATGGAAACCTTGCCCGGCCCGCTTTCGATCGGGCACGTCCGCTATTCCACCGCCGGCGGCAAGAACCCGGTGATCCGCGACGTGCAGCCTTTCTTTGGCGAATTCGCCATGGGCGGCGCGGCAATCGCGCATAACGGCAACATCACCAACGCCGACGCGCTGCGGCGCGAACTGATCGAGCGCGGCTCGATCTTCCAGTCGAATTCCGACACCGAGTGCATCATCCACCTGATGGCCCGCTCGCTGCAACGCAATATCCCCGAACGCATGGAAGACGCCCTGCGTCGCGTCGAGGGCGCGTTCTCGATCGTCGCCATGACCCGCACCAAGCTCATCGGCGTGCGCGACCCGCTGGGCGTGCGCCCGCTGGTCCTTGGGCAGGTCGGCGACGGCTGGGTGCTCAGCTCCGAGACCTGCGCGCTCGACATCATCGGCGCCCGTTTCGTGCGCGAGATCGAACCGGGCGAGATGGTCGTCATCAACGAGGACGGCGTCGAAAGCCACCGCCCCTTCCGCCCGCGCCGGTCACGCTTCTGCATCTTCGAACATGTCTATTTCTCGCGCCCCGACTCCATCATCGGCGGCCGTTCGGTCTATGAAACCCGCCGCCAGATCGGCGTGGAACTGGCCAAGGAAAGCCCGGTCGAGGCCGATCTCGTCTGCCCGGTGCCCGATTCCGGCACCCCCGCCGCCATCGGCTACAGCCAGGAAAGCGGCATCCCCTATGCCATGGGCATCATCCGCAACCAGTACATGGGCCGCACCTTCATCGAGCCGACAGAGCAGATCCGCAACATGGGCGTCCGGCTCAAGCTGAACGTCAACCGCGCCCTGATCGAGGGCAAGCGCGTGATCCTCGTCGATGACAGCGTCGTGCGCGGCACCACCTCGCGCAAGATCAAGGAAATGATCCTCGACGCCGGCGCTGCCGAGGTCCATTTCCGCATCGCCTCGCCCCCTACCGCCTGGCCCTGCTTCTACGGCGTCGACACACCCAACCGCGAAAAACTGCTCGCCGCCACCATGTCCGAGGACGAGATGCGCGACCACCTCGCCGTCGACAGCCTCAAGTTCATCTCGCTCGACGGTCTCTACCGCGCCGTGGGCGAGGCCAAGGGCCGCGACACAGGCTGTCCGCAATATTGCGACGCCTGCTTCTCGGGCGACTACCCGGTGGAACCCTCCGACCAGATCGAAAAGGGCTTCGAGCTCAAGGCCGCCGAGTAA
- a CDS encoding LysM peptidoglycan-binding domain-containing M23 family metallopeptidase: MSHFKTPMRPLVCAVALLAVAGCDNFDIDLRDGGPGTAEAARNASADRPTPDSRGIISYPNYQVAVARRGDTLQSLARRIGVNVNELSRYNGIQPGDTLRDGEIIALPNRVAEPAGGPLTPRPGVDIASVAGNAIENASAGGTSSNRSLDRGQSGVEPVRHQVQRGETAFTIARLYDVSVRSLADWNGLGPDFAVREGQYLLIPVAVPDAQPAQVQTTALETTSPGQGSPTPTPPSAAQPLPDEETVAAAEPVESTAAPDLGGNTASASSNARMSYPVKGDIIREYAKGKNDGIDIAAPAGTPVRAAQAGTVAAITKDTNGVPIIVVKHDQNLLTVYSNVDKVTVSKGDSISRGGQLASIRSDGTAALHFEVREGFESVDPLPYLQ, encoded by the coding sequence ATGAGCCACTTCAAGACCCCCATGCGACCCCTCGTTTGCGCCGTGGCGCTGCTGGCCGTGGCCGGGTGCGACAATTTCGACATCGACTTGCGCGACGGTGGCCCGGGCACCGCCGAGGCCGCGCGCAACGCCAGCGCCGACCGGCCCACCCCCGACAGTCGCGGCATCATCTCCTACCCGAATTACCAGGTGGCCGTGGCCCGCCGCGGCGACACGCTGCAAAGCCTCGCGCGCCGCATCGGCGTCAACGTGAACGAGTTGTCGCGCTATAACGGCATTCAACCGGGCGACACCCTGCGCGACGGCGAAATCATCGCCCTGCCCAACCGCGTTGCCGAACCCGCCGGCGGCCCGCTCACGCCGCGCCCCGGCGTCGATATCGCCTCGGTTGCCGGAAACGCGATCGAGAATGCCAGCGCGGGTGGCACCAGTTCCAACCGCAGCCTCGACCGCGGCCAGTCCGGCGTCGAGCCCGTCCGCCACCAGGTCCAGCGCGGCGAGACCGCCTTCACCATCGCGCGGCTCTACGACGTTTCCGTGCGCAGCCTGGCCGACTGGAACGGTCTCGGCCCCGATTTTGCCGTCCGCGAAGGCCAGTACCTGCTGATCCCCGTGGCCGTGCCCGACGCCCAGCCCGCGCAGGTCCAGACCACCGCACTGGAAACAACCTCTCCTGGTCAGGGCAGCCCCACGCCCACGCCGCCCTCGGCGGCCCAGCCCCTGCCCGACGAAGAGACCGTCGCCGCCGCTGAACCTGTCGAAAGCACCGCCGCTCCCGACCTTGGCGGCAACACCGCCAGCGCCAGCAGCAATGCCCGCATGAGCTATCCGGTGAAGGGCGACATCATCCGAGAATATGCCAAGGGCAAGAATGACGGCATCGACATCGCGGCCCCTGCCGGCACGCCCGTCCGTGCCGCCCAGGCCGGAACGGTGGCGGCCATCACCAAGGACACCAACGGCGTGCCGATCATCGTGGTCAAACACGACCAGAACCTGCTGACGGTCTATTCCAACGTCGACAAAGTGACGGTGTCCAAGGGGGACAGCATCTCCCGCGGCGGCCAGCTGGCGTCGATCCGAAGCGACGGCACCGCAGCGCTGCATTTCGAGGTGCGCGAAGGCTTCGAAAGCGTCGATCCGCTGCCCTATTTGCAATAG
- a CDS encoding DNA repair protein, translating to MTDSIRSIFVIAQHFLNRLAVAIFAIAALSLLTATILAAVGVLPWLEFQVSFGGHVYENAGQVAQIGLTILAVLLCFYLPTNARVMALENSHRRFHMNMHDVTQAYAAAHAADRAGMFQIQSEFDAVRERLAYMREHPDLESLEPQIMEVAAQMSYISRELAEVYSDDKVDRARAFLKQRQQEVEQFNKRLDHAKAVSVRLKQWAQDVEMEESVAVSQLERLRDDLRPILPELGYEEVSDLDGTVVGLPRRAAE from the coding sequence ATGACCGACAGCATTCGTTCGATTTTTGTAATCGCTCAACATTTTCTGAATCGCCTTGCCGTGGCCATTTTCGCAATCGCGGCTCTGTCTCTTCTAACCGCAACCATCCTCGCGGCCGTCGGCGTTCTGCCCTGGCTCGAATTCCAGGTCAGCTTCGGGGGACATGTCTATGAAAACGCAGGACAAGTTGCGCAAATCGGCCTGACCATTCTCGCCGTTCTTCTGTGCTTTTACCTGCCCACCAATGCCCGCGTCATGGCGCTGGAAAACTCGCACCGCCGCTTTCACATGAACATGCATGACGTCACGCAGGCCTATGCCGCCGCCCATGCCGCCGACCGGGCCGGCATGTTCCAGATCCAGTCCGAATTCGACGCAGTACGCGAGCGCCTCGCCTACATGCGCGAACATCCCGACCTGGAATCGCTGGAGCCGCAGATCATGGAGGTCGCGGCCCAGATGTCCTACATCAGCCGCGAATTGGCCGAGGTCTATTCCGACGACAAGGTCGACCGCGCCCGCGCCTTCCTCAAGCAGCGCCAGCAGGAGGTCGAGCAGTTCAACAAGCGCCTCGACCATGCCAAGGCTGTCAGCGTCCGGCTCAAGCAATGGGCTCAGGACGTCGAGATGGAGGAAAGCGTCGCGGTCAGCCAGCTTGAGCGCCTGCGCGACGACCTGCGCCCGATCCTGCCCGAACTGGGCTACGAAGAGGTCTCGGACCTCGACGGCACCGTGGTCGGCCTGCCCCGACGCGCCGCCGAGTAA
- a CDS encoding CvpA family protein: MEGFTIIDGIVALIIVLSALLAYSRGIVRELLAIAGWIVAAILAFLFAPQVEPLVKEVPVVGDFLADTCALSMLAAAAAIFAVTLIVTSLITPLFSSVVQRSALGGIDQGLGFLFGVARGILLVAIAYFVYETVVTSQDIEMIDDSRSARVFAQLTSKVEDGNPEQALGWITQKYEDLVSACDAPADPQPTETGQ, encoded by the coding sequence ATGGAAGGCTTCACCATCATCGACGGCATCGTCGCGCTGATCATCGTGCTGTCGGCACTGCTGGCCTATTCGCGCGGCATCGTGCGCGAGCTTCTGGCCATCGCCGGTTGGATCGTCGCCGCCATCCTCGCCTTCCTCTTCGCGCCGCAGGTCGAACCGCTGGTCAAGGAAGTGCCCGTGGTGGGCGATTTCCTTGCCGACACCTGTGCGCTGTCCATGCTGGCCGCCGCCGCGGCGATCTTCGCCGTCACGCTCATCGTGACGTCGCTCATCACACCGCTCTTTTCCTCGGTCGTGCAACGCTCCGCCCTAGGTGGCATCGACCAGGGCCTCGGGTTCCTGTTCGGCGTGGCCCGCGGCATCCTCCTGGTCGCCATCGCCTATTTCGTCTACGAGACGGTCGTGACCAGCCAGGATATCGAGATGATCGACGACAGCCGCTCGGCCCGCGTCTTTGCCCAGCTCACCTCCAAGGTCGAGGACGGCAACCCCGAACAGGCCCTTGGCTGGATCACCCAGAAATACGAGGACCTGGTCAGCGCTTGCGACGCCCCGGCCGACCCGCAGCCCACCGAAACCGGGCAATAG
- a CDS encoding ABC transporter ATP-binding protein, giving the protein MIELSDVHKAFGDNHVLRGVNLTIPSGTSMVIIGGSGTGKSVILKCILGLIQHDSGQITLDGQDVTTGDRDAFLARFGMLFQGGALFDSLPVWQNVAFRLLRGSLKRPWAEAREIAIEKLRRVGLTPEQADKFPAELSGGMQKRVGLARAICAEPEIIFFDEPTTGLDPIMSGVINELIREIVTEMGATAMTITHDMTSVRAIADNVAMLHGGKIRWTGPVAQMDGSGDPYLEQFITGSAEGPIEAVR; this is encoded by the coding sequence ATGATCGAGCTTTCGGATGTCCATAAGGCCTTCGGCGACAACCACGTCCTGCGCGGCGTGAACCTGACGATCCCCTCGGGAACATCGATGGTCATCATCGGCGGCTCCGGCACGGGCAAATCCGTGATCCTGAAATGCATCCTCGGCCTCATCCAGCATGACAGCGGCCAGATCACCCTCGACGGCCAGGACGTCACCACCGGCGACCGCGACGCCTTTCTCGCCCGCTTCGGAATGCTCTTTCAGGGCGGCGCGCTCTTCGACTCGCTGCCCGTCTGGCAAAACGTCGCCTTCCGCCTGCTGCGCGGCTCGCTGAAACGTCCCTGGGCGGAGGCGCGCGAGATCGCCATCGAGAAGCTGCGCCGCGTCGGCCTCACCCCCGAACAGGCCGACAAGTTCCCCGCCGAGCTATCAGGTGGCATGCAGAAACGCGTCGGGCTGGCGAGGGCCATCTGCGCCGAGCCCGAGATCATCTTCTTCGACGAGCCCACCACCGGCCTCGACCCGATCATGTCGGGCGTCATCAACGAACTGATCCGCGAAATCGTGACCGAGATGGGCGCCACCGCCATGACCATCACCCACGACATGACCTCCGTACGCGCCATCGCCGACAACGTCGCCATGCTCCACGGCGGCAAGATCCGCTGGACCGGCCCGGTGGCGCAGATGGACGGCTCAGGCGATCCCTATCTCGAACAGTTCATCACCGGCTCCGCAGAGGGACCGATCGAGGCTGTTCGATGA
- a CDS encoding biotin transporter BioY, whose protein sequence is MADTVLSKAVIGHEGLTKKLGLVIGGSLFIAMAAQVSMGWPVPMSLQTLAILIVGLTFGSQLGLATLVTYLGYGAMGLPVFANGGATASLFGPTAGFLYGFVLMAYLAGLAVEKGVARGVVSTALVGMALSAMIYIPGLAWPALVMGKTVPELWAGWMAPFLLGDAVKAVIAAMVVWGGWKALQARKG, encoded by the coding sequence ATGGCGGATACCGTTTTGAGCAAGGCCGTGATCGGCCACGAAGGTTTGACGAAGAAACTGGGGCTGGTGATTGGCGGATCGCTGTTCATCGCCATGGCCGCGCAGGTGAGCATGGGCTGGCCGGTGCCGATGAGCCTGCAGACGCTGGCGATCCTGATCGTCGGGCTGACCTTCGGCTCGCAGCTTGGGCTGGCGACGTTGGTCACCTACCTGGGCTATGGCGCGATGGGATTGCCGGTTTTTGCCAATGGCGGCGCGACCGCATCGCTGTTCGGGCCGACGGCCGGGTTCCTTTACGGCTTTGTCCTGATGGCCTATCTGGCCGGGCTGGCCGTGGAAAAAGGCGTGGCGCGGGGCGTGGTGTCGACCGCGCTTGTCGGCATGGCGCTGTCGGCGATGATCTACATCCCCGGTCTGGCCTGGCCGGCACTGGTCATGGGCAAAACTGTGCCCGAGCTTTGGGCGGGCTGGATGGCGCCGTTCCTGCTGGGTGACGCGGTCAAGGCCGTGATCGCGGCGATGGTCGTCTGGGGCGGCTGGAAGGCGTTGCAGGCGCGCAAGGGCTAG
- a CDS encoding DMT family transporter, with protein MPSAPLFAAILIAVCGSFIAMQAPINAALSKSIDSTLAAATISFGVGFFILLVITLLSGEGAGLARIPSVPKYLLIGGALGAVYVWAALWAVPLLGVLTTTTALILGQMVAALLLDYFGAFGLAPRDVSLQRVVAALLVAAGAVLSRY; from the coding sequence TTGCCCTCCGCCCCCCTCTTCGCGGCGATCCTGATTGCCGTCTGCGGCTCCTTCATCGCGATGCAGGCGCCGATCAACGCGGCGCTCAGCAAAAGCATCGACAGCACGCTGGCGGCGGCGACCATCTCCTTCGGCGTGGGCTTTTTCATCCTGCTTGTCATCACGCTTCTCTCCGGCGAAGGCGCCGGTCTGGCCCGCATCCCTTCGGTGCCGAAATACCTGCTGATCGGCGGCGCGCTCGGCGCGGTCTATGTTTGGGCGGCGCTTTGGGCGGTGCCCCTTCTGGGCGTGCTGACCACCACGACGGCCCTGATCCTCGGCCAGATGGTTGCGGCCCTGCTGCTGGATTATTTCGGCGCCTTCGGCCTCGCCCCACGCGACGTGTCGCTTCAACGCGTCGTCGCGGCCCTGCTGGTCGCCGCCGGCGCGGTCCTGTCACGGTATTGA
- the radA gene encoding DNA repair protein RadA, which produces MGKTASFTCTACGAVHSKWSGRCDACGEWNTIIEEAPLSAGPASKSLGTKRGTAIALSDLSTAEAPPPRTHSGIAELDRVLGGGLVPGSATLVGGDPGIGKSTLLLQAAARFAQAGLQTVYVSGEEASAQVRMRAQRLGLGDAPVKLATATALRDILTTLDRDTPQLVIIDSIQTMWADNVDSAPGSVAQVRAAAHELVTFAKRKGCSVILVGHVTKEGQIAGPRVVEHMVDSVLYFEGERGHQFRILRAVKNRFGPADEIGVFEMTGAGLAEVPNPSALFLSGRGDPSPGSVVFAGIEGTRPVLVEMQALVAPTPHSQPRRAVVGWDGARLAMILAVLEARCAVPFAGLDVYLNVAGGIRISEPAADLAVAAALLSAREDTALPADCVLFGEISLSGALRPVSQTENRLKEAAKLGFSSAIIPAGGKTGGTGGLSLNQIGDLTSFVGEIFGAG; this is translated from the coding sequence ATGGGAAAAACCGCCTCCTTCACCTGCACCGCCTGCGGCGCCGTCCACTCCAAGTGGTCCGGCCGCTGCGACGCCTGCGGCGAATGGAACACCATCATCGAAGAGGCGCCCCTGTCCGCCGGCCCGGCCTCCAAGTCGCTCGGCACGAAGCGCGGCACCGCCATCGCGCTCAGTGACCTCTCCACCGCCGAAGCGCCCCCGCCGCGCACCCATTCCGGCATCGCAGAGCTTGACCGCGTCCTCGGCGGCGGCCTCGTGCCCGGCTCGGCCACGCTGGTGGGCGGCGATCCTGGCATCGGCAAGTCCACGCTGCTGCTGCAAGCCGCCGCCCGCTTCGCCCAGGCCGGGCTGCAAACCGTCTACGTCTCGGGCGAAGAGGCCAGTGCACAGGTCCGCATGCGCGCCCAGCGCCTCGGCTTGGGCGACGCGCCCGTGAAACTGGCCACCGCCACCGCCCTGCGCGACATCCTCACCACGCTCGACCGCGACACGCCCCAGCTTGTCATCATCGATTCGATCCAGACCATGTGGGCCGACAATGTCGACAGCGCGCCCGGCTCCGTGGCGCAGGTCCGCGCCGCCGCGCACGAGCTTGTCACCTTCGCCAAGCGCAAGGGCTGCTCTGTGATCCTGGTGGGCCACGTCACCAAGGAAGGCCAGATCGCCGGCCCCCGCGTGGTCGAGCACATGGTCGATTCGGTCCTCTATTTCGAAGGCGAGCGCGGCCACCAGTTCCGCATCCTGCGCGCGGTCAAGAACCGCTTCGGCCCCGCCGACGAGATCGGCGTGTTCGAAATGACGGGCGCGGGCCTCGCCGAGGTCCCCAACCCCTCCGCGCTCTTTTTGTCCGGGCGCGGCGACCCCTCGCCCGGCTCGGTCGTCTTTGCCGGCATCGAGGGCACCAGGCCTGTCCTCGTTGAAATGCAGGCGCTCGTCGCCCCCACGCCCCATTCCCAGCCGCGCCGCGCCGTTGTGGGCTGGGACGGCGCCCGCCTCGCCATGATCCTCGCCGTGCTCGAGGCCCGCTGCGCCGTGCCCTTCGCCGGGCTCGATGTCTATCTCAACGTCGCCGGCGGCATCCGCATTTCCGAACCTGCCGCCGACCTTGCCGTCGCCGCGGCCCTTCTCAGCGCCCGCGAAGACACCGCCTTGCCCGCCGACTGTGTCCTTTTCGGCGAAATCTCTCTGTCCGGCGCCCTCCGCCCGGTGTCCCAGACAGAAAACAGGTTGAAAGAAGCCGCAAAACTTGGTTTTAGCTCCGCAATCATTCCCGCCGGGGGCAAGACCGGCGGAACCGGGGGTCTGTCGCTCAACCAGATCGGCGACCTGACCAGCTTCGTAGGTGAGATTTTCGGCGCCGGGTAG